The genomic window TGCTGGAGACGCTGCGCGACACCGCCGTGGACATCACCACGCCGCTGGAGGCGCTCAATCTCCTGGCCCGGCTCCAGAAGGAGCTAAAGTAGGGCCGCAAGGAGCCCGCCCACCGTGCAGTTCGCCATTCCCCACGCGCCCCGTCCCGTCCGGTTCTCCCAGGTGCCGGGCGCCCTCGGGCGGCTGCTGCGAACCGTGGCCCTGGGGCTGGGGCTCATGGCGGTGCTCGGCGGGGGGGCCTCCCTCGTGGGGCGCTTCTTCCTCCAGGAGCGCGCCTTCCTCGGCCGGGCCCAGCCGGTGCGCGGCCTGATCGCGGGCGTGCGGTTGCCTCCCAAGGCCGAGCGGGAGAACGCCGAGGCCACCCTGGAGGTGCTCTACAGCCACCAGGGCCGGCAGTACTCGGCGGGTGAGGTGCGCACCACCGCCGCGTATGCCGAGGGGCTGGGGCATGGGGCCGAGGTGACGCTGCTCGTGGACCCCGCGCAGCCGGACCGCCCCCGGGAGGCGGGGTTCGCCCGGTCCCGGGCCGGGGCGGTGAACCTGCTGCCCTGGGCCCTGGGGGTGGGCGCGCTGGGCGCCCTGGCCCTGTTCGTCCGGGAGCTGCGGCGTACCCTGCGCGCGGAGGTGGAGCCCCTGCGGCTGGGCGCCCTGGTGTGGCTCACCCCGGAGGGCCCGCTGCCGGAGACCCGGAAGGAGGTGGTCTTCCCGGCCACCTACTGGCGGCAGGACGTGAAACACACCGTCCAGGCCCGGGCCCGCCCAGGCCGGGCGCCCGTGCGCAACGGCGAGAAGGTGCTGGCCGCGGTGGTGCCCCGGCAGCCGCGCTGGGTTCGCGTGATCGACGAGGATCTGGCCCGGACGCTGGGGTGGATTCGCTGATCCGGCGCCGGGGCAGGGGGGGCCGAAAAGTTGCGGGGGGGGTGGGCCCATGACACACGTCTGTAGCGGTTACTGCCTGTGTCTTCGGAGGCCCCATGCGCACCCGGCTCGTTCTCTGCCTCCTGCTGCTGTCGAGCGTCGCCGCCGCGGCCAAGCGGGACGCGGCCGAAGAGGCCTATCAAGAGGCACGCACGGCCTACTACGCCCTGAAGGGGGATGCCGCTCGTCGCAAGCTGCGCCACCACTGGCTCAGCGTGGCCCACCGCTTCGAGGCCGTGGCCAGCGCGCACCCGAAGAGCCCGCGCGCCCCGGACGCGCTCTTCACCGCGGGCGAGCTGATGAACGAGCTCAGCCGCATCTCCTTCCTCGCCGAGGACCAGCAGGCGGCCGTCACCGACTACTCCAAGCTGCTGGAGGCCCACCCCCGGCACCGGCTCGCCGATGACGCGGCGTTCCTGCTGGCGCGCATCTACCTGGATCGCCAGGATCAGCCCGAGGCCGCCCGCCGCGTGCTGACGGAGAGCCTCGCCCTCACCTCCAAGGGCGACCGGAGCCGTGACATCAAGGATCTGCTCGCCTCGCTGCCCGCGGCCAAGGCGCCCCCCGCGCGCAAGCCGGCGGCCCCCGCCGTGGCCGAGGCGCCTCCCGCCCGGCACGAGCCCGCCACGCCCTCGCTGACGGAGGCCATCGCCAAGGTGAACCGGGACACCCCGCCCGCCAAGCCCGAGCCCGTGGTCGTCCCGGTGAAGCTGTCCGAGGCCCCCGCCGCCGCCACGCCGCCGCCCCCGCCTGCCGCGGAACCGCCCCCCGTGCTCGTTCTTCCCTCGCCCGCGATCGCCGTGGCGCAGCCGAAGCCCGAGGCCTCGCCCCAGCCCATCACCGCCCCGGTGGATCAGCACGTGTCCGAGTCGCGCCTCAAGACGGCGGCGAAGATGTCGCGCCAGGCGCAGCTCACGCTCGTGGAGCAGCTGGGCCTCAAGGTGCGTCGGGTCGTCATCGACGCGGGGCATGGCGGCCATGACACGGGCGCCATCGGCCGGGGGAACACGCGCGAGAAGGACATCACGCTCGCCATCTCCCAGAAGCTCGCCGCCGAGCTGCGCGGGCGCGGCCTGGAGGTGCTCCTCACGCGCGAGGACGACCGCTACCTCAAGCTGGAGGACCGGGCCGCCTTCGCCAACGAGGCGCGCGGTGACCTGTTCATCTCCATCCACTGCAACTCGGCCACCAACCGCAAGCTGCGCGGCGTGGAGACCTACACGTTGAACCTCTCCTCGGACCGCTACTCCATCCGGCTCGCGGCCCGCGAGAACGCCTCCACCGAGAAGGGCATCAGCGACCTGCAGTTCATCCTCGCGGACCTGGCCACCAAGGCCAACACGGGCGAGTCCACGCGCCTGGCCACCCAGGTGCAGAAGAACCTCGTGAGCCACCTGGCCAAGGACTTCCCGGGCACGCGGGACCTGGGCACCAAGGAGGCCCTCTTCTACGTGCTCCTGGGCGCGAAGATGCCGGCCATCCTCGTCGAGACGGCGTTCCTGTCCCACCCCGACGACGAGAAGCGCCTGGGCACCGCCGAGTACCAGGACACCCTGGCCAAGTCGATCGCCCAGGGCGTGGAGGACTTCCTCAACGATCGCAACCGGCTGGCGAAGATCAACTGACGGCGGGCAAGGACCGCCTCTCGCCGCGCGCGGGAGGCGCGGGCGTCCCGGGCTCCGGCGGTGGCGCCTCGCAGATCTCCCGGTAGATGCGGCGGCCCAGCAGCCCCCCGAGCACGAGCGAGCCCACGAGCCCCGCCGCGGATACCCCCGTCATCCACGCGCGGCCCTGGGCCAGTCCACTGCCGAACTGCACCATGAGGAACGTGCCCGGCAGGGTGCCCAGCACCATCCCCGCCACCGAGGGCCAGAAGCGCGCCCCCGAGGCCGCCGCGGCGATCAGCATCGGATCCGTGGGCAGCAGGGGGTTGATGGTGGCCAGAAACGCGAATTGGAAATCGTGCTTTCGTGCAATGCGGACGAGCGCCTCGTAGCGGGGGCCCGCCAGGCGGCGCAGCGGCCGCTGGCCCAGCTTCCGGGCCGGAAAGAAGAGCACCGCCGCCCCCAGGAAGCTGCCCAACAGAGCGTACGCTGTGCCTGCCAGGGTGCCGAAGAGCATGCCCCCCACGGCGGCGAACACGTGCCCAGGCAGCAAGGTGACGGGCCGCAAGCCCAGTGCCAGCACGTACACCCAGGGAGCGGCCGGGCCCAGTGGGGCGATCCACCGCCGCAACTGCTGCTGATCCAGCGCATCTGGACCTAGCAGGCGGAGCGTGGCCAACCCGCCCAGGGAGAGCACCAGCGGGGCCAGCACCCGAAGCCACCCTTTGCACCTGTGCGACATGGTCATGCGCGGCCATTCCCCCTTTGGGCGCGTGAAGGTGGGAGCGAGGGGAGGGAATCGGCAACGTGGGCTGGTGTGTTTTGGACATGAAAGCATCCTGCCGGGCAGGCATTAGCCCGGCCCGGATGCCCAGCAGGCCCCTGTAACAGCGCGGAATGATTGAAGTTGTAGGGCAGTGTGTCGGGTTCGAACGGCTGGCGGTGTACGGAGCTTGCTTGCATTGGGACGCTTCCATCCCAAGCTTTGAGGCACGGGGCATTAAGGCGGCGTCGGGCAGCATTCGAGAGGAGACGGAAAATGTCAGACAAGGACAACAAGGGCAGCATGACGGTGGCCGAGGCGGGACGGAAGGGTGGAGAGACCGTCCGCAATGAGCGCGGCCGCGAGTTCTACGAGACCATCGGCCGCAAGGGAGGTGCGACCGTGAAGGCCGAGCGTGGCCGCTCCTTCTACGAGGAGATTGGCCGCAAGGGCGGCGAGACCGTGAAGGCCGAGCGCGGCGCGAAGTTCTACGAGGAGATCGGCAAGAAGGGCGGCGATCGCGTGAAGGCCACGCGGGGGCCCAACTTCTACGAGGAGATCGGCCGCAAGGGTGGGCAGAAGGTGAAGAAGCTCATCGAAGAGGGCAAGCGCGCGGCCCGGGCGGCGATGGCCCAGCCCGAGCCGGCCCCGGCGGCGGAGAGCGCGAGCAGCGCCCCCGCGGCCCCGGTGGCCCCCGTGGCCCCCGAGGGCCAGGAGCCCCAGCGCGAGTAGCGTGACGGGGAGGCACGGACCCGCTAAGACGGGGCCGTGTTTCTCCTCATCACGATGCTCGAACAGGTGGAGCAGCTCGAGCGGGCCATCCGCCGGCTCCGGGACTTCGGTATCCCGGAGCCGTGGGTGGTGCGGGCCCGGAGCGCCGCGGCCGCGCTGTCGGCCGAGGTGCCCGTGTTCGCGGGGCTGCGCAGCCTGGCGCTCGGCGCGGACGAGGACCGGCTCGTGCTCTTGAGCCTGCTGCCGCAATCCGCCGAGGAGATTGAACGGTTGGTCAACCGGGTCCAGCTGGAGATGGACGCGGACGAGCCACCCATGGGCCGGTTGATCGCCCTCCCGGTGATTTCCGCGCCCCCTTTCCGGCGGGAGTGACG from Stigmatella erecta includes these protein-coding regions:
- a CDS encoding DUF3592 domain-containing protein produces the protein MQFAIPHAPRPVRFSQVPGALGRLLRTVALGLGLMAVLGGGASLVGRFFLQERAFLGRAQPVRGLIAGVRLPPKAERENAEATLEVLYSHQGRQYSAGEVRTTAAYAEGLGHGAEVTLLVDPAQPDRPREAGFARSRAGAVNLLPWALGVGALGALALFVRELRRTLRAEVEPLRLGALVWLTPEGPLPETRKEVVFPATYWRQDVKHTVQARARPGRAPVRNGEKVLAAVVPRQPRWVRVIDEDLARTLGWIR
- a CDS encoding N-acetylmuramoyl-L-alanine amidase, translating into MRTRLVLCLLLLSSVAAAAKRDAAEEAYQEARTAYYALKGDAARRKLRHHWLSVAHRFEAVASAHPKSPRAPDALFTAGELMNELSRISFLAEDQQAAVTDYSKLLEAHPRHRLADDAAFLLARIYLDRQDQPEAARRVLTESLALTSKGDRSRDIKDLLASLPAAKAPPARKPAAPAVAEAPPARHEPATPSLTEAIAKVNRDTPPAKPEPVVVPVKLSEAPAAATPPPPPAAEPPPVLVLPSPAIAVAQPKPEASPQPITAPVDQHVSESRLKTAAKMSRQAQLTLVEQLGLKVRRVVIDAGHGGHDTGAIGRGNTREKDITLAISQKLAAELRGRGLEVLLTREDDRYLKLEDRAAFANEARGDLFISIHCNSATNRKLRGVETYTLNLSSDRYSIRLAARENASTEKGISDLQFILADLATKANTGESTRLATQVQKNLVSHLAKDFPGTRDLGTKEALFYVLLGAKMPAILVETAFLSHPDDEKRLGTAEYQDTLAKSIAQGVEDFLNDRNRLAKIN
- a CDS encoding TVP38/TMEM64 family protein → MTMSHRCKGWLRVLAPLVLSLGGLATLRLLGPDALDQQQLRRWIAPLGPAAPWVYVLALGLRPVTLLPGHVFAAVGGMLFGTLAGTAYALLGSFLGAAVLFFPARKLGQRPLRRLAGPRYEALVRIARKHDFQFAFLATINPLLPTDPMLIAAAASGARFWPSVAGMVLGTLPGTFLMVQFGSGLAQGRAWMTGVSAAGLVGSLVLGGLLGRRIYREICEAPPPEPGTPAPPARGERRSLPAVS
- a CDS encoding general stress protein; this encodes MSDKDNKGSMTVAEAGRKGGETVRNERGREFYETIGRKGGATVKAERGRSFYEEIGRKGGETVKAERGAKFYEEIGKKGGDRVKATRGPNFYEEIGRKGGQKVKKLIEEGKRAARAAMAQPEPAPAAESASSAPAAPVAPVAPEGQEPQRE